The segment GGTAGAGTCTCTCCATACTAGGCTGTACTGTCCAGCCCAATGGTAGAGTCTCTCCATACTAGGCTGTACTGTCCAGCCCCATGGTAGAGTCTCTCCATACTAGGCTGTACTGTCCAGCCCCATGGTAGAGTCTCTCCATACTAGAATGTACTGTCCAGCCCCATGGTAAAGTCTCTCCATACTAGGCTGTCCAGCCCAATGGTAGAGTCTATCCATACTAGGATGTACTGTCCAGCCCCATGGTAGAGTCTCTCCATACTAGGCTGTACTGTTCAGCCCCATGGTAGAGTCTCTCCATACTAGGCTGTACTGTTCAGCCCAATGGTAGAGTCTCTCTATACTAGGCTGTACTGTCCAGCCCCATGGTAGAGTCTCTCCATACTAGGCTGTACTGTCCAGCCCCATGGTAGAGTCTCTCCATACTAGGCTGTCCAGCCCCATGGTAGAGTCTATCCATACTAGGATGTACTGTCCAGCCCCATGGTAGAGTCTCTCCATACTAGGATGTACTGTCCAGCCCCATGGTAGAGTCTCTCCATACTAGGCTGTACTGTCCAGCCCCATGGTAGAGTCTCTCCATACTAGGCTGTACTGTCCAGCCCAATGGTAGAGTCTCTCCATACTAGGCTGTACTGTCCAGCCCAATGGTAGAGTCTCTCCATACTAGGCTGTACTTTCCAGCTCCATGGTCTGAGTCTGAAGATGCTAGGCTGTACTGTCTAGCCCCATGGTAGAGTCTGAAGATGCTAGGCTGTACTGTCCAGCCCCATGGTAGAGTCTCTCCATACTAGGCTGTACTGTCCAGCCCAATGGTAGAGTCTCTCCATACTAGGCTGTACTGTCCAGATCCATGGTCTGAGTCTGAAGATGCTAGGCTGTACTGTCCAGCCCCATGGTAGAGTCTCTCCATACTAGGCTGTACTGTCCAGCCCCATGGTAGAGTCTCTCCATACTAGGCTGTCCAGCCCCATGGTAGAGTCTATCCATACTAGGATGTACTGTCCAGCCCCATGGTAGAGTCTCTCCATACTAGGATGTACTGTCCAGCCCCATGGTAGAGTCTCTCCATACTAGGCTGTACTGTCCAGCCCCATGGTAGAGTCTCTCCATACTAGGCTGTACTGTCCAGCCCAATGGTAGAGTCTCTCCACACTAGGCTGTACTGTCCAGCCCAATGGTAGAGTCTCTCCATACTAGGCTGTACTTTCCAGCTCCATGGTCTGAGTCTGAAGATGCTAGGCTGTACTGTCTAGCCCCATGGTAGAGTCTGAAGATGCTAGGCTGTACTGTCCAGCCCCATGGTAGAGTCTCTCCATACTAGGCTGTACTGTCCAGCCCAATGGTAGAGTCTCTCCATACTAGGCTGTACTGTCCAGATCCATGGTCTGAGTCTGAAGATGCTAGGCTGTACTGTCCAGCCCCATGGTAGAGTCTCTCCATACTAGGCTGTACTGTCCAGCCCCATGGTAGAGTCTGAAGATGCTAGGCTGTACTGTCCAGCCCCATGGTAGAGTCTGAAGATGCTAGGCTGTACTGTCCAGCCCAATGGTAGAGTCTGAAGATGCTAGGCTGTGTGGTGGCTGTGGAGCAGCATTAGGAGTTCTTGGTTTATGTTTTTCCTTTGATGATGACTTCAATAAAtaacaaatatatttatatatcatATATAGCCATGTAGAAACTACATGCATTTCACATAACTTAAATAATAATTTATATGTACAGCCGCCCCCCTTCACAATAAGGAAATATATTCCATAATGTCTGTAGTCGGGTCGTGTGTGTTCACGTCCTGCGGTGTTTCCGTGACAACGCACAGACACAGGAAGTGTCTATCCGTATCCAGCGCCAGCCCACAGAGGTCAAGTCCTGCGTCAGAGCTCTGACGTACGTCTGAGACGTCTTACACTGCGAGTTCCAGTGCTTGTCATCGATGCCGCGACAGCCGCTCTTAAAAGGTTTGGCAGTCCGACACTTGGTCTCATAGAAGTACTGCTTAACAAAGTTGCTTTCGGCGGTTCCCGTCTTTATCTGATCCAGGACGGTGACCTGACGACCCCTGATGTCCACCGCATTCGTCTTGTCTGTCACCCACTGTGATTGGCTGTCACAGACGGAGTACTCCCCGCGGTAACTCTTGTGTTCTGCGTATCTCTTCCTGCGGGTCTTGTTGGTTCTGTCAGAGCTGCCCACGTAGTCATCTATAGAGTACAGCGGAGGAGGCTGCAGGGGCGGGCGCTCACTCAGCAGGACCCGGGGAGAGTTGTAGTGTTTCTG is part of the Salvelinus fontinalis isolate EN_2023a chromosome 39, ASM2944872v1, whole genome shotgun sequence genome and harbors:
- the ntf3 gene encoding neurotrophin-3 — encoded protein: MSMLLYALFLAYLYGIQATHMERQQPPPTQDPINSLIIQLLQADLTHGRGRQGEGRDRQAQDTLPAVDTHLDDTKFLERRSSLYQPMAGLSSDLLQQQKHYNSPRVLLSERPPLQPPPLYSIDDYVGSSDRTNKTRRKRYAEHKSYRGEYSVCDSQSQWVTDKTNAVDIRGRQVTVLDQIKTGTAESNFVKQYFYETKCRTAKPFKSGCRGIDDKHWNSQCKTSQTYVRALTQDLTSVGWRWIRIDTSCVCALSRKHRRT